The Cryptomeria japonica chromosome 6, Sugi_1.0, whole genome shotgun sequence genomic interval taataaaaaatattaaaattaatcaaaatacaaaaattatatgtctagattcatgacttcgagctctacaaaagagtatttttttatttttgtaaaaaatattcttcctgaagaaaaattgagcagaagtgaaaagtttcataAATACCGACAGAATAGGTGATTTGGCTGCCACATCACATGCCACATAGGTGAGTTCGGTcgaactattttgaatttttttaaaaattctaagCTCAAACACTCACAAGAAAGGGATAATATAGCCAATAGTGTGACTGAACTAAGTTTGGCCAAACTCTTGGTGCCATTTAGACACCATGTCAGTAACACGAGCTGCTACATGGCTGGGTGGTAGTCCAGTTGGACTACCCCCAGTTAGCCCCAAGTGCGACACAACTTCATGTTTTTGCCCGTTACATATCCAAAAAAGACCCTTCTTAACTAATTGAGCCCCAATTGTCAGAGTGTGCCAAATCATAAAGCCTCTACCCTCCAAGGGATAGCGGCCAACATCCACCTGGTCAACACCAGGTAAATACTTATGCCTGAGAAGTTAGCCCAAAGCTGATTCTGACTTGTATGCCATCGCCAATATATTTAGCTGCAAGAGCTTGCCCATTCCAAATAGCAGATCTAAGACCCAGACCTCCTTCCATCTTTGGGCGGCAAACAACTTCCCATCGAACAAGGCTCCACTTAGAAGTCTACAAATTACCGCTCCAAAGAAACTAACGTGAGAGAGcatcaaattctttaagaaaatAAACAGGAGTTGCCTGGACAAAACTTCTATAAATAGGAAGAGATTGAAGAAGGATAACCCTAGCAGTAGTGGAAAGTCACCGATGAGTCCAATGATTAACTTTCCTACGCAGCTTATCAAGCAAATTCTACCAAAGAGGACTTGGTTGTCGGCCAACAACAATGGGAACACCCAGATAAAGAAAGGGAAGAGATCCAATTTGAAACCTCAAGTTGAAACCTCAAGATATCAACAATCCTTCTCTAAAACGATTCCTGGGTattaaaaaaatagattgaaaacttgtgatcattgactttttgaccTGAAGCAGCTAAATAGATATCTAGTGCCCGTCTAAAGGATTTCGCTTCATGAATAGGAGCAACTCCCATAAAagcagtgtcatccacaaattggaaATGAGAGAGCTTAGGCAGCCCATGACCCCAAGTCCAGCCCTAAATCATGCCCTGTGAAACTCGAGACTTGATAAATCTGCCCAGGCCCTCAgccataataataaacaaataagggaAAAGAGGATCCCCTTGGCAAAGACCTCTTGAAGATCCAAATAACGTTGAAGGCTCCCCATCGAGAATAACAAAGAAGGATGAGGAAGTAACACAGCTCATAGTCAAGCTGACCCACTCCGAACTAAAACCAAAGGCTATGAGAATTTTCTGCAAGAAGTTCCACTTAACTCTgccataagctttggccatgtcaattttgatgaacatagaCTTCTCCTTGGAAACTACCATAGAGTGAATAGCTTCAGAAGCCACAACCACTCCAAGAATTTGTCTTCTTACCACAAAACGTCCTTGCTCATCAGAGATTAAACCGGGGAGTCGGAGCTTAAGCCTCTCAACAATCAATTTAGTAACAACTTTATAGACAACATTACACAAAGCAATAGGCCTGAAGAAGTCCAACCAATTAGCACCATCCTTTTTAGGAATAAGAACAAGGAAAGTAGAATTCATGGCCTTGAGCATTTGTTTGTTGTAATAAGATTCTTGGACCACCTCCAACAAATCCAAATTGACACTAacccaaaattcttgaaagaattcaataggaaacccatctggaCCCAGGGCCTTACCCTTACGCATCCCAAAAACAACCTCCTCCAACTTAGACAAAGAAATTGGACGCATAAGAGACTCATTCATCTCATTAGTAACAAGAAAGGGAGTACAACCTAGGATAAGATTTTCCTGATCCATAGCAGGAGGTGAATCCTCAGTAAAGAGTGAAATATAGTACTGAGAGGCCTCACATGACATAGTTGGCAAAGAGGTCAATTGATCTCTTGCAGCATTAACCAAAAAGAAAATATAACTCTTGTTATGACGGGCATGCACCAACTTGTGGAAAAAAATTGTATTTCGATCTCCTTCACAAAGCCAATCATTATGGGCCttctgcttccaaaatatctcctCCCTAAGTTACCACTCTTCCAATTCCCGAACAACTTGTGACTCAGCTCTACCCAAGTCCTCTGAGAAGCCAAGATCTTGAATTTGATGAGTGGTAACATCAAGGCGAGCTTGAACATTCTTCTtcatgacatgaaggttaccaaaGAATAACATGTTCCACTTTTTAAGCTACCACTTGACAAATTGTAATTTCTTAACAAACTAATATATAGTGATACCATAAGCAAGGCTCCCATCTCTCCACCACTAGGCCATTTGGTCATGAAGGGAGGGGTCCCGCAGCCACATAAGCTAGAACTTAAAGGGAGGAATTTTATGAATCACCACAGAGGAAGTTAAAAGTTTGATAGGCCAATTATCAGagcccctccaatcaagaatttcaaAAGTAGTGCGTAGACTACCACCAACCCAATAACAAGAAACAAGAAACCTATCCAACCTCTCAGAAATTGCCTCCACACCactcctattattccaagtaaagatTTCATTACATGGTTTAATATCAATTAAATTCAAGTGGTCCACATTCTCTCAAAAGAGCACAGAGGAAGGGCCCAGATCCTAGCTTCTAAGCAAACATCCATTCACCTTCTTGAGCTTGGAACCCTCCCCCACataaaatgaatctgatgatcttGCATGCACATCTGAAGAACTATGAGGTGGCACAACACCCACAACCACCAAACTATTAGAAGACTGAAGCTTCTCCATTCCTTCAAAAAGGCCACAAAGATCCTCTCCCCCCACAACAAAACTGCACACCCTCTCACCAAAATGAGAAACATAGCACAAAGAGGCCTCCCCCTAGGAAACAATAAGAATCCTCTTCACCCAAAACCCGACACCTCACAGCATGAGCCCAAACCAGCAAAAAGAAACCAAAAGAGACAAGATCCCAACCCTAGCACAACCTCAAACAGCACAAACGCCCTTGATCCACTCTATCCACACCCTATGCAGCAGAACTCATGAGGCTAGGGAAGCCCTAACCCGCACAGAGAAACCAGACTGCCACCCATTCTCCTGTCATCATCGGTAACCTTCGTCTACAATTGTGCCAAGTATCAATAAACTTAATATACAAATTAGAGACcttttttttcttgtttaaaaCCTTCTAAAATCAATACTTTAAAGATAGTATTCCACATAAAAGAAACCCTTGAAATAAGCATTGTAGTTTTAGCAAGTATTTTTAGTCctatgataaaaataaaaataaatttaaaaaaatattcacaaaTATGATATACCCACCAACATATAGTGCCCTTCTAAGGGAGAGGGTCATATGGTGGTGAAGGTTATGTTCATGCCTCCCAAAATCTttcttaaatattttattatttttgaattttgtacaGTTGCTTAATCGTCAAGTCCTCTACTTATGGGTTTTAAGTCCACATGGTCAATAGTAGAATAGTGTACTCTACTTATGAGTTTTAAGTCCACTTGGTCAATAGTAGAAGTAGTGTATGGTgaactttcatttctatttattttttcaaGTCTTATTTGAAGTGCCAACTTAATCTCCTCCATTTGTCATTGTCTCATGTACTATAATTTAGCTAGCATACATCTCAAATATAAGGGAGGGTAGAGAACCTAATATTTACAATCAATAAtatcactttaaaaaaaaaagatctttgaaaatttaattacataaataatTTTGAAGCAAATCACATTCAAAAGTAATATATAAACACAAAGTATATAATAAACTTGATTTAATATACAAATTAGAAACCACTTTTTTATGTTTAAAACCTTCGAAAATAAATACTTTAAAGATACAATTCCGCATAAAAGAAAAGCttgaaataagcattgtaattTTAGCAAGTATTATTAGTCctatgataaaaataaaaaatacatttaaaaaaatattcacaaaTATGATGAACCCACCAATATAAAGTGCCCTACTAAGGGAAAGGGTCATATGGTGGTGGGGGCTATGTTCGCGCCTCCCAAAATTtgtcttaaatattttttatttttttaattttgtgcaaatgcttacttgtcaagtcccctacttatGGGTTTTAAGTCCACATGGTCAAATATAACACCACATCACATGCcttttttgtcaaggtgtccaaaatggtccaAAAAAGAATTAAGACTCATAGATGTGCACTAAATCATGTTTATCAgtgtgttgatgtggcatcacatgattgattgctttttcaaatttattaaaatctTTAAGGGATAAATATTGACTCGCACTTTTTGTACTCCACTAATAGACAACTATACCCAACTACTATACCAAATATAGAATCCCACACCACCATAGAGCATCTCCCTTACCTAATACTTTCTTAAAAGTGACCAGTGGCCAATCCTAACAAAATCAGATTCAAACAATATCCTTCCAAGTTGGAAACTTGACCCTTACACAAATCATAATTTAAACTAATATTCAAGATTTTGGAAAATAACTTAAACTAAGTTGTAAAATTTTGGAACATAACATTGCCAACTCTTCCATGACGTTGTAAATGGGTATAGTtaaatttccattatagcttgcaTAAAGATCTTTGCTCGATTTCTTTATTACAAAGATACTTCTAGCAGGTATTGTTTCATACCTTTTATAAACTACAAGTGCAATTGGTGATTGCTAATATCTCCTTTTATACTCCTTTCCAAGGTAACTATGAAATGGGCAAAATAAGATTTAACCCATTTATGTTTTTAGTTATTTCAAAATTAGGAAATTTGTTAGGAGAGAAAAAAACAAAATATTTATCACTAGCTTTAGACTTTTTATCTGTTCTTTCCATATTGTCTATCTAGCATTCCAGATGTAGATTTGAACGTATTTATTATTTATATGTAATTCAGAATATAATATgattttgaatttcaattaatttgtaaATATGACCAAATACGCAACAGAAAGATGAATATACATTGCCATCCTTTTCCTTCATAGGAAAGCTCAATACATGCAACCATTTTGAATATGCAATTCTCAATAGTGTGTCTAAATGCAGCCAAATCATAAATGCACATCTAAGAAAGTGGAAACTGAAAAGCATTTTATTTTAGAGTGTTAGGGATAAGTTTGGTAGTATCTTAACTGCTAGCTCATGGTATGGTATAATTTATTCACCAAAGAGTATATTGTGAAGTTGGGGGTGCTCATCCTCAACTTACATAGAAAAAGAATTGAATTGCAGAGGTCGGTTTGATTGCGCAAGCTGTCCCATAAGTTATCCTTAGCCTCGTGGATCTTAAAATTTTATTCTTCTAATGCTATAGAAAATGAATTTTGAAGTTGATTGTGAGAGAGAACGGGAAAGGGGGAGAAGCCATTATGATTACGTTATCTCAAACGACCTTGATGAGTAATTAATACAACAATGACATTTTTCTCATAAAGCGGTGTTTTACTGTATTAAAAACTTTTATATTTGAAAAGTCTCTTgtttaaaatcaaacaaaatgGTGTATAGTAATGTTTGGTTACCCCCGGTTTTGTGATCACCCCGCATTAGTTCAGTTACTAATGATTTTGCCTGTTAGGGTTTATTGGAAAGCCTTTGACTATGGAAGCATGTTACTTTTTCTTTCTTGGTGGTTGGTAAAATAGGGTATCTCATTACTCTGTGCTTGAAGGTGGCTGTGAAAAATGGGTAGTGGGTAGTAATGCttaaaatttctcttctttgattgtGCTTATGTTGTGGATGATAGTTAGTACTTCTGTTGCTAGATTGGTGCCCCATATATAGAATCCCTATACTACATTTTTAAATAAACAGGTATTTTTAGTCTTCCTAGTTGGTGAAAAAATGAGAACGTTATAAGTTATAAAATTGCATAACCATAATGATTCAGGCATGGCCCATGTACATCTTCTATGGTTTATATAAACCCACCACAATTAATCCCGGATTATTATTTGTTCAAGGTTTAACATATCCCCTTGCGAAATGACCTTCAGTTTAGATGCCATGAATCTTATTGTCTATCCCATCGAATTCACTAACAAGTTGCACCGGGCATGGTCCATTGGAGTGCACAGCAAAAATCGGATGTGATATTTTTACCCAATTCAATTTCCAACATTTGTACATATTTAACATGATGCATGTCAAATATCAAAGCCCATAAGATTTTTACCATTTGAGCTCATCCCATTTGACAAATACCAGATCATTTTATTCATTAGCAAAACTTGCCTGTTCAAAATGAGCCGACAACTGGAATATGTTGAATGTTTCTCATGGTTGGATATTTTTCTTATCCATGTTATGACCTATGTCATGGATAGATGAGTATACATATAAAGTAACTGAAAATCTACAGGAAAAGCACGTCTTTCAATTCGCTCTAGATCCTTACCTTAAAAAAGTTGAATAGACAAATAAACAGTCCCTGAaagaatttgtaaggaatgtcTGTACAGCTTTGTGAATGTGTCACAAATTTGCAAATTGAAAGAGAGCAGCCATATATCTAAGGGTAGACTCAATGAGTTTATCATGAAGCAAGGAAGAATCACTAgaataaataaatacaattttcAAGTATGGTACATACCCAAGTTACCACAGAACTATAGCAATCAACTGAGCCTTCCTCACATACTATTTCAGAATTTCCATGAAGACCTTAAAGCTCTGTAGTAAAGTATACCAGAACCTAATTGGGAAATTGGAAAATAAAGGGTGATCTTTTACCATCTTTTATTTTCCATGTCAAATGGCATCTCAATCAGTTTCCATGATCATATCTGATCTTTTTATGGTCTCGCTCTTGTTTATCTCTATCCTTATAAACATGACGATCCCGCTCACTATCTCCCCGGTACTGTTGTTGCTGTTGATGTGAagaatgatgatggtgatgatttcCATGTCGATGTTTGTTCTCATGAGAAACATCCCTCTGTCCCTGTTGATCACGAGTTCCATTATCACGCCTCCTGACAGGACTCCCTCCTTTCTCAAGTTCATATGACCCTGGAGAGAGTTTGTTTGCCAATCTTGGCGAATGCATCTGCTCATAAATGTCTGGAAGCTCCCCTTCTTCTGTGCAATCATAGGGAATTCCTGGGATGTCCCTCTCCTGATCTCCTTCAGCAATATCCTCCTCACAAGACATTGATTTCTTCTCACGAAAGCTCTCTGTGTTTGATTTCTTTCTCTTTCGTCCATTTTCATTGTGCTCCCTCTGTTCCTTTGTAGGTTCTGAAGTTTCCTGCTCTGCTTTGTACAATAATTTCGCCCTCTCTTTTCTCTCCTTTGCTTTTTCCACTTTAGCAGCAGCTTCAATACCACTTTCCAGTTCTCTCTCAATGAGATCTTCCACATCTactggttcaaactttccttttatGGGGCGTGGATCCATTCCCTCTCCACGTGACTTCCGCCTTTTCTCCAAGGCTGCCTTGACTTTGTCTTTATTAACTTCACCTAAGCCAATCCAAGTTTTCTTGCCTTTACTATCCTCAAACTTCTGTCCACTGTCATTCCCTGTTCTATCATTCTCCTCTTCTTCCATAGTGATCCTTGAACCTGCTAGCTCCTTTATTGCATTTTCCATTAGACTGCTAGTTTCCTTCTCATCAAAATGTTtcgttcttttctgattatgtttGTTATTGTTATCATCACATTTACCTTGGCCTCCATCATTGGCAACTGGATCTGAATCCTGACGTGAATCATCAATCAACCAACCTTCTTTAAAACGGTCCTTTGTATCATTGGTCCTTGTGGTGCTTCCACCTATGCcataagtttcttcataatctGTGGATCCAAATGTATCATTTTGTTTCACATGAGAACTACCCGCATATTTTGCAGTATTTACACTGTTTCTAACATCTGCAGTCGGTACATGGCTTGCACCTATTGCAGGTGCAGTTAGAGATGGACCTGGAGAACCACATTTAGGAACCTGAGAATAGCCATTTTTGGAAGGAGCTGCTTCAGTGCATGACTGTGAATGCCCTAAATTCTGGTTGTTTATACCAGAGCTTCCACCTATCTCGCTTCCACGGGCAGGAGGAACAAGCTTGTTTTGCTCGTATAACTCGAGCATTTGGTTGCTGATTTCTGCAATCACATTAAAAACACAGTAACAATATAAAGTAAATTTCCATATGAACAGTCTTAATTTCCAGAATGAAACACACTATGCGAATCACTATGTAGTAACAAGCTTTAGATACATAGATCAGAAAAGCATGAGCACAGAAATAGcacatcaaatttcaaattttgaaggcaAACATGTGGCATAATATCATATTGGAAAAATACAATCTCACTAATGTAATCAAACTTTAATAGTTCTGTAATTGTAGAGACTGTTAAAGGAAAACTGAAAAGACAAACAGCATAAAACTAAAAAGCAATCCTGAAGGGCCCACATAAGATTGTTACTGCAAACCTTCCAACTGTAGTGGAGTCACATCAAACTCCTGCCACCAGACCACCTCCCCGTCAGAGGGCAGCTTGACCTTGAGGAACTTAGCCGCAAGGAAGATGGCCCCAGCAGCAATGTGGTGAGGTTTAAATTGCAGGCAGAGCGATGTGCGCAGCCTGCACACCCCTTCCACTGCTTCATTCCAATGAGCTCAAAAGAAGTGACTAAAGAGAATCCTTTCAAGGACCTCTCATAAAAAAAGAATCCCAAATACAGTCAAGAAAACATACCCATCATTTACAAAATTCCATGCCACTTGAGCAAGTGCATTCTGAGCAACCTTGAACTTTTTAATTGCTGCAACAAGCGGTTTATATGGATGGTGAACATTGAGATCAAATCCCAGAGTTGCCAACACAACTCTTTCCCCAAACAAAGTTAGTTCTTTCTGTTGTTCATAAACTTCCTGCACGTAAGGTAAAAACATTAAATTGAACAGCCTAAACTAACTATTTGTTGAAAAAGACACCAATTAAAAAAAGTCATATTTCAAAAATTAGAGAAAGCAAATTCGTTCTAAACAATGCATCCTAAACACCACTTGACATGAAAATCAGAACATGGGAACAGCTGAGAGCTAGTAACCCTGTGGGCCATGTCCACCCACCTTCTGCCTGATCTTTTGAACAGCTTCAGGATCCTTCTTATTACGAATTTCATATGAGATAATTATCACATCCTTCAAAGGACGGGGTGTTTCCTCTACCTTTCCAGCAAGAAACATGCAACCAGTTGCAATAGTCTGCAGTAACTCCAGGCGCACTCGTTAGCGTAATTTTTATTTGTAATGCATGTCCCAACTAGATTTACTTTCTAAAGGAATAACCTTCAGCAAAAAAGAATGCACTACATAATCAGAAAACCCAACAGATATAAAAGTACTTTGTTTTTTAAATCACTCATACCCTAGCCAAATGTATCAGTCGTACCCTTGCAAAATGTATAACCCTACTAATGCTTTCCAGACATACATTTCATAAACTTGATTTCTTTGTTTACCTTTTTAGAATAGTTATTTATTGTCCACACAAACCCTACAATCACCATCAATCTATTCCTTACAAATCAATCTTGCTAGGTATTACAAGATTAATTTGAGCTTGAAGGATAAATATGGAATTCCTAAAATTTCCAATGCCTGCTCTGGAAAATGATACATAATGATAAACCTATGCAAGCATAAATACTGTTGCATACAAGACGCCTTTACAATAGTCTTAGAAAGAGAAAAACCAAGATATCTAAGACCAAATTATTCATTTCCACTGCTGAGTATCACATCTAAATAATAGGTGCCAGGACAACTACAAGAAATACTGGCTGTGTCATTTTTCCTACTAGAAGTTTGAAGTCACAAAGTAATCCTAGCAATGTAACCAAGATATCTAAGACCAAATTATTCATTTCCACTGCTGAGTATCGCATCTAAATAATAGGTGCCAGGACAACTACAAGAAATACTGACTGTGTCATTTTTCCTACTAGAAGTTTGAAGTCACAAAGTAATCCTAGCAATGtaatctgaaaaaaataaaaatttccaatGAATAACGAATTTCACACCAGAAGAGGCAATTATAGCTTGCATGGAGCCCACACAGTGCATGCAAGCTATTAATTAATATCCATATTATACAAATAGTATCTAACCATCACAGCACATTTATAAGTGATCATGGCACCACTTTAACATAACTCTGTAGATGGCTGACTTGGCATTTAATGCTAGCCATGAATTGGCCTACATACAATAAGTTAGAATATACTTCTTCATAAGCATCTCATAATTTTTTTGGGGGGAGAGGTGAAAAATGATTCCCAAATAGATGACTAAAACTTCCCTCCCCATAATGTGTATTTTGAGAGTAAAATGATATGTCAACGATCTTCAGAGCATATAGAATTGAACTGGAAATTTCAGTTCCTGAAAGTTTGAATTGATGTATCACCATTCATCATCAATGCCATCTGAATATTCTTGGCAAATCTTCCAATTCTCTATATAACCTTCATCCTCAACAAAAAGTCTTATCCCATAGTGTTGCATTGtgtttttcatcttctttctcaaTGGGTGAAATTAAATGAGCATAAATTTTATCCTATGTTACCGGTTTGCTCCTGAAAACCCCCAGGTCGAGGTGCAGGTCCATTTTGAATCTGGTATGCATTCCCTATGGGACCATATAAGGTTCTGCAAAACGGACCTAGATTTGGCAAGGTGGTTGCCTATGGGGACGTCCAAAGTTTACTGCAGAGCATGCCCCAGCAAATCCAGCTCTCTTTTACAAGATCTGAACAAACAAAAAAGGAACCTCGATAAAAAAAAAAtgccaatttttttaatttttatttatttcttgttctttttttGCCTCCTGTTTTTGGATTGGGATTCTCCAATGGTACCATCAAATGGACTATCCACAGTAGGTTGGCCATGCTACCTGCTGCTTCACTTTATATCACTTTCTTC includes:
- the LOC131049324 gene encoding cyclin-T1-4 codes for the protein MAGLLDPTNLGIVSSGASSSAHGKLDEAHGKLEEPDHSSSNWYFGREEIEKNSPSRNDGIDLKRETYFRKSYCTFLQDLGMRLKLPQVTIATAIVFCHRFFHRQSHSRNDRYTIATGCMFLAGKVEETPRPLKDVIIISYEIRNKKDPEAVQKIRQKEVYEQQKELTLFGERVVLATLGFDLNVHHPYKPLVAAIKKFKVAQNALAQVAWNFVNDGLRTSLCLQFKPHHIAAGAIFLAAKFLKVKLPSDGEVVWWQEFDVTPLQLEEISNQMLELYEQNKLVPPARGSEIGGSSGINNQNLGHSQSCTEAAPSKNGYSQVPKCGSPGPSLTAPAIGASHVPTADVRNSVNTAKYAGSSHVKQNDTFGSTDYEETYGIGGSTTRTNDTKDRFKEGWLIDDSRQDSDPVANDGGQGKCDDNNNKHNQKRTKHFDEKETSSLMENAIKELAGSRITMEEEENDRTGNDSGQKFEDSKGKKTWIGLGEVNKDKVKAALEKRRKSRGEGMDPRPIKGKFEPVDVEDLIERELESGIEAAAKVEKAKERKERAKLLYKAEQETSEPTKEQREHNENGRKRKKSNTESFREKKSMSCEEDIAEGDQERDIPGIPYDCTEEGELPDIYEQMHSPRLANKLSPGSYELEKGGSPVRRRDNGTRDQQGQRDVSHENKHRHGNHHHHHSSHQQQQQYRGDSERDRHVYKDRDKQERDHKKIRYDHGN